From Deferrisoma camini S3R1, the proteins below share one genomic window:
- a CDS encoding DUF4242 domain-containing protein, which translates to MPKFLIERDIPGAGNLSPAELAAISKKSCGVLAELGPRIQWVHSYVTDDKVYCVYIADSEDTVRRHAEQGGFPADRVSVVRGIIDPTTAE; encoded by the coding sequence ATGCCAAAGTTTCTCATCGAGCGGGACATCCCAGGTGCCGGAAACCTTTCGCCTGCCGAACTTGCGGCGATCTCCAAGAAGTCTTGCGGGGTGCTGGCGGAGTTGGGGCCCAGGATCCAATGGGTCCACAGCTATGTCACGGATGACAAGGTCTACTGTGTGTACATCGCAGACAGCGAGGACACCGTTCGCCGCCACGCCGAACAGGGTGGGTTTCCCGCCGACCGTGTCTCGGTGGTGCGAGGGATCATCGATCCGACCACCGCGGAGTGA